The Gadus macrocephalus chromosome 3, ASM3116895v1 DNA segment CTGCTTCTCTATAGTAATTACTTGAAGTCTTATGACAGTAATTTATTTAGAGAGTTGTGTTAACATATGGATAGGATTAATTGAATATCTAATTTCAGTTAGACAGAGACCTAACAGTTTAATTATTTCTCCAATGACaggatgtttattttttattgtttaatggTAATCTTAGGTTTCAACCTCCCACCTGCATATTGCTTGATGTCAAGGAACATTAATGACCTATAGGCAAGCCTTTCCTTTTGTAAATGATTACACAGTCGATTATACACTCTCACTTTTCTCCAATAGTACTTTTTTCTGGTCAGATTAGGACCATATTTGCGAATGCTTGGTACTGGTTGTCTTTCTTAAAAAATGAGGATGTGTTAAGTTTTTtctaacaaatatatatattcaccaGGGAGTACACCTGGGCTTATGTACATTCCCCTAATTCTAATTTGCATAAGGTGCCCTCAGGTTTTTAATTCCAACTCTTATAAAACACAAAAGCAGCACCTTTTTACAAAGTGAGGAACCTCTAACCACAGAGGCCAGTTTCAACTGcccactttattatttattgaatgCTTCAGTGTGAACTGCCCACCTTCTTATGTTTATTGGTTCGCTCCAGTGTCAAACACCAACCTGCTTATTGTTCATTGGTTAGCTCCAGTGTCAACTCCCCACCTGCGCAGCATGGAGAGCTTCATCAGCGCCGTGGAGCAGGTGGAACAGTCcaaccccaccctgaccccGCTGGCCCTGGTCAGAGCCTTACGGAGGATCGCAGGCCACGACGACCCGCTCACCGTGCACTACCTCGGCGCCTCCAACCGCCTCCCCGTCCTCTCGGCCACCCTGGACCAGGCCATCCTGaacgcctcctccttcagcttctTCGACAAGGCCGTGCACCACATTGTGACGGACCagggggaggagcggggggtGGTGCTGGCCCCGGACGGCACCACGGTGGCCCTGGCTCCCCTGCTGCTGGGCATCGAGGCGGGGCTGAGGGCCCGGGAGGCGGAGACAGAGCAGGAGGGCGGAGCGTCCAGCGTGGCGGCCTTTGGGGTCTTCCCCCTCACCCTGGGAAGGTCTCTGGGCCTGTCCTTCCTCAGCCTGCAGGACTTCTCGGCCGACCTGCGTCTCGGGCCCGGCGGCTGCTGGGACAGCGTGGAGCAGCCCAGGGTGTTCCGGCTGTCCCGGACGcccaccctggccaccgacgcCCTGATCAACGGGGGTATGGACGGGGCCATCCTGGGCACCGCCCTCGGCAACCTGTCGCGGgccgccccgccgccgccgccgccgaccagGCTCAGCGCCACGCTGAGGGGGTACTACGGCTACGTGCTGAGCGAGGGCCGCggcctggaggagctgaggggcCATGCCAGCGCCAAGCGGCGGCAGAGCTCCAGGAGCCTGCTGGAGCCGCTGGACCCCGAGAGGCAGGTGATGGAGACGCTGGTGATGGTGTGGAAGCTGGAGAAGACGGAGTGGATCGCCCTGGACGACGGCGTTGAGGTGTCGGTGAAGGAGGGGCTGAAGGCCTTCACTCACATGTACTGGGGTAAGAGCTGCCCCTGCGATCCACCCCCGAGGTAAACAGTGGGGAATAACTACGGCAAGCATGCATGAGTGTTGGATATAAATGGTAAATATACCATTTATATACACtattatatacacatatacaccacTCCtcggtgtatatatatatatatatatatatatatatatatatatatacatgtacatttaaaaaagaaatatatataaaagaggAATTGCAAATATGcccacaatataaaaaaaaagaaacaagaaaTAAATGTTAGACCTACAGTGAGACAGGGTTTACCAACTAATCGATTATGGAGGTTTTGTCAAGATATCAAGTAAAAATGATTTTCTTTGTCAAATTTTCTTTGTCAATAACTTTATAACGTAATACTTTTGGGGCTCTCTTCCACAAATTAATATCAACCCCTGGTTCTTAGTCAAAGGTCTTGCCCTGTCTTTTGGTCAATGCATCGGGCCACCGGATTCCACTGTCACACCTGTCCTTTGTGTTAGTGCTAATCAACCTCTCCAAATAGTTGAGTCCCCCGACACAAGGGGACCACTCACCCTCCGTCTTGGGTCTTCCCTGTGCGCAGACTGCCCTCCCATTATCTCTCGGTGCCAGTGGGGAGCGGAGGCCATCCGAGGCACTCACTCGCCTCTGTCCCCCCCGCTGCCCTACCTCTACATCCATCACACCTACCAGCCCTCGACGCCCTGCCTGTCCTTCCCAGCCTGCTCCAGAGACATGAGGGCCATGCAGCGCTTCCATCAGGACGAGCGGGGCTGGAAAGACATCGGATACAGGTACAACCGTCCTTCATCGTTGATAGAAAGCACGTCTGGAACCGCTTGGTGAACATTGAGTGAATTGAGAGCCGTCCTATCACGGCACTTGATTTGGGTATTGAACGAAAGGGCCACTGTTTGCATgaattataaaatacataaccCAACAGCAACATGTTAATAGTTTCCTATAGTTCAACACAACTATACTACATCTATGCCTTGTGAAGAAcataatttatgtatttttttgttatccCCCTCCAAGCTTTGTGGTGGGCTCTGATGGCTATGTTTACGAGGGCAGAGGATGGCATAACGTCGGGGCGCACACTAGGGATCGCAATTCCCTCGGCTACGGCGTGGCGATAATCGGCAACTACATATCCACTCTGCCTTCGCGCTACTCCATGGACCTGCTGCGCCACCGTCTGGTACAGTGTGCGGTCGACGGGGGGAGACTGGCTGTAAACTATACCCTACTGGGACACCGTCAAGTGGTGAATACCTCCTGCCCCGGCGACGCCTTCTATTCGGAAATCAGTACCTGGGATCGCTTCGGGAAATGATAGGATCCAAAAGCAAAACCATTCACAAACATAATGTCCCTTATGTTACCTTACCATTGAAAACCATATGGTAATTTATATGATTGATTAAATGTCATCTCTGAAGTCTCCAAGTGGTTATCTTTTATATTCATGGTCATGGACTATGTTTTCCATTCAATTGCTAGCATTTTGTGTCTTCGTTTTAAGCTTCTTTTTCATGGTCAAAAATAATTGACGTTAGGGTAGTCGATCAGGGAGAATTGATGCGGAAAAGAGGAAGGCTGACACTATAAAGCATGCGGAGAGGTGTGAAAACTTGAAGTGCATAAATGGCAGACGAAGGTAATAATTTGTATTTCATAGGAAAAGTCTGGTTCACTTGAACCATAATGTCTTTATGAATTTAACGAATGACACGTCTAGGGAAATTGAGGCCTAGACTATTAGTAACGAGGCATGACGGTGGAAACACCGCGCCATGATGATGAGATCTGGGAAATATACGACTCCGGTGATACTTTGGATCATAGCAGATATGAATAGCCTACCGTCGATTTACTCAAGCTCCTCAATCATGAGTGATGGCAATAGATCTGGTCCATTTGGGAGGCAAAACGTTGTAGGCTACTTCTAAGTTGTTTCAGTGTAACAGTGCCACCCCATGGCCAATATTTCCTCACTACAATATTTTGTTACTCGTTTTTAATACAACCCGGATAGAACTCTAACCCTAATACCCACTAGATGTTTATATAGGGAA contains these protein-coding regions:
- the LOC132453416 gene encoding N-acetylmuramoyl-L-alanine amidase-like isoform X1, encoding MASFGTFWLLLAVSFQGAHSHPAAPVSTPHLRSMESFISAVEQVEQSNPTLTPLALVRALRRIAGHDDPLTVHYLGASNRLPVLSATLDQAILNASSFSFFDKAVHHIVTDQGEERGVVLAPDGTTVALAPLLLGIEAGLRAREAETEQEGGASSVAAFGVFPLTLGRSLGLSFLSLQDFSADLRLGPGGCWDSVEQPRVFRLSRTPTLATDALINGGMDGAILGTALGNLSRAAPPPPPPTRLSATLRGYYGYVLSEGRGLEELRGHASAKRRQSSRSLLEPLDPERQVMETLVMVWKLEKTEWIALDDGVEVSVKEGLKAFTHMYWDCPPIISRCQWGAEAIRGTHSPLSPPLPYLYIHHTYQPSTPCLSFPACSRDMRAMQRFHQDERGWKDIGYSFVVGSDGYVYEGRGWHNVGAHTRDRNSLGYGVAIIGNYISTLPSRYSMDLLRHRLVQCAVDGGRLAVNYTLLGHRQVVNTSCPGDAFYSEISTWDRFGK
- the LOC132453416 gene encoding N-acetylmuramoyl-L-alanine amidase-like isoform X2, which translates into the protein MASFGTFWLLLAVSFQGAHSHPAAPVSTPHLRSMESFISAVEQVEQSNPTLTPLALVRALRRIAGHDDPLTVHYLGASNRLPVLSATLDQAILNASSFSFFDKAVHHIVTDQGEERGVVLAPDGTTVALAPLLLGIEAGLRAREAETEQEGGASSVAAFGVFPLTLGRSLGLSFLSLQDFSADLRLGPGGCWDSVEQPRVFRLSRTPTLATDALINGGMDGAILGTALGNLSRAAPPPPPPTRLSATLRGYYGYVLSEGRGLEELRGHASAKRRQSSRSLLEPLDPERQVMETLVMVWKLEKTEWIALDDGVEVSVKEGLKAFTHMYWDCPPIISRCQWGAEAIRGTHSPLSPPLPYLYIHHTYQPSTPCLSFPACSRDMRAMQRFHQDERGWKDIGYRRHRSQKAGVAEGSHLQ